The proteins below are encoded in one region of Aquisphaera giovannonii:
- a CDS encoding agmatine deiminase family protein yields the protein MTDSSPPDPPAPTPAALGFRMPAEWEPHEATWIAWPHNREDWPGKFAPVPWVYAEIVRHLARVEMVHLVVAGGHMEKKAADHLDRAGVDLSRVRFFRARTDRVWLRDSGPTFVVRDGEPPAGGEAGRGESIGLVHWKFNAWAKYDNHKRDAKLPRRIADELGLRRWVPRAEVDGGSRRVVLEGGAIDVNGRGTLLTTEECLLSEVQCRNPRMDRAGVERVLADYLGARNVVWLGRGIAGDDTHGHVDDIARFVDDRTVVAVVEPNADDPNHEPLADNVRRLEAARDQDGQPLRVVTLPMPAPLYFEGLRLPASYANFYIANGLVLVPTFNDPADRLALNTLAEVFPSRQIVGIHAVDLVLGLGTLHCLSQQQPKAPGNA from the coding sequence ATGACCGACTCCTCCCCGCCCGATCCGCCCGCCCCGACCCCCGCCGCGCTCGGATTCCGGATGCCCGCCGAGTGGGAGCCGCACGAGGCGACCTGGATCGCCTGGCCCCACAACCGCGAGGACTGGCCCGGCAAGTTCGCGCCGGTGCCGTGGGTCTACGCGGAGATCGTCCGGCACCTCGCCCGCGTCGAGATGGTCCACCTCGTCGTCGCCGGCGGCCACATGGAGAAGAAGGCCGCGGACCACCTGGACAGGGCGGGCGTGGACCTGTCCCGCGTCAGGTTCTTCCGGGCGCGCACGGACCGCGTCTGGCTGCGGGATTCCGGCCCCACGTTCGTCGTCCGCGACGGCGAGCCGCCGGCGGGAGGCGAGGCGGGCCGGGGAGAGTCGATCGGCCTGGTCCACTGGAAGTTCAACGCCTGGGCCAAGTACGACAACCACAAGCGGGACGCGAAGCTCCCCCGGCGGATCGCCGACGAGCTCGGCCTGCGGCGCTGGGTCCCGCGGGCCGAGGTGGACGGGGGGTCGCGTCGCGTGGTCCTCGAAGGGGGCGCGATCGACGTCAACGGCAGGGGGACGCTGCTGACGACCGAGGAGTGCCTGCTGAGCGAGGTCCAGTGCCGCAACCCCCGCATGGACCGCGCGGGGGTCGAGCGCGTGCTGGCCGATTACCTGGGCGCCCGCAACGTCGTCTGGCTGGGCCGGGGGATCGCCGGCGACGACACGCACGGCCACGTGGACGACATCGCCCGATTCGTGGACGATCGCACCGTGGTGGCCGTCGTCGAGCCGAACGCCGACGACCCGAACCACGAGCCGCTGGCGGACAACGTCCGCCGGCTCGAGGCCGCGCGCGACCAGGACGGCCAGCCGCTCCGCGTCGTCACCCTGCCGATGCCCGCGCCTCTGTACTTCGAGGGCCTGCGACTGCCGGCGAGCTACGCCAACTTCTACATCGCCAACGGCCTGGTCCTGGTCCCCACGTTCAACGACCCGGCCGACCGCCTGGCGCTGAACACCCTGGCCGAGGTCTTCCCCTCCCGCCAGATCGTCGGCATCCACGCCGTGGACCTGGTCCTCGGCCTGGGGACGCTCCACTGCCTCTCGCAGCAGCAGCCCAAGGCGCCGGGCAACGCCTGA
- a CDS encoding carbon-nitrogen hydrolase, protein MGGRSGRFRVALVQMRCSTDADENLDRACGMLREAAKEGAQVACLPELFRTQYFCQSEDAATFDLAEPIPGPSSEALAAVAKEAGMAVVGSLFERRAPGVYHNTAVVLDADGTLVGRYRKMHIPDDPLYYEKYYFTPGDLGFKTFPTKFGRVGTLVCWDQWYPEAARLTAMQGAEVLFYPTAIGWHPAEKAEYGEAQASAWETIQRSHAIANGVYVGAVNRIGHEGAKDGGLEFWGGSFLADPFGRILAKAGRDAEEVLVAEVDPRLQEETRRNWPFLRDRRIDAYAPITRRFLDPES, encoded by the coding sequence ATGGGCGGACGGTCTGGCAGGTTCCGGGTGGCGCTCGTGCAGATGCGGTGCTCCACGGACGCCGACGAGAATCTGGATCGCGCCTGCGGCATGCTCCGCGAGGCGGCGAAGGAAGGGGCCCAGGTGGCCTGCCTGCCGGAGCTCTTCCGGACGCAGTACTTCTGCCAGTCCGAAGACGCCGCGACGTTCGACCTGGCCGAGCCGATCCCCGGGCCCTCGAGCGAGGCCCTGGCGGCCGTGGCGAAGGAGGCCGGCATGGCCGTGGTCGGCTCGCTCTTCGAGCGGCGGGCCCCCGGCGTGTACCACAACACGGCCGTCGTCCTGGACGCCGACGGCACGCTCGTCGGCCGGTACCGCAAGATGCACATCCCGGACGACCCCCTCTACTACGAGAAGTATTACTTCACCCCCGGCGACCTCGGCTTCAAGACCTTCCCCACGAAGTTCGGCCGGGTCGGGACGCTCGTCTGCTGGGACCAGTGGTACCCCGAGGCCGCGCGGCTCACCGCCATGCAGGGCGCGGAGGTCCTATTCTACCCGACGGCCATCGGCTGGCACCCGGCCGAGAAGGCCGAGTACGGCGAGGCCCAGGCGAGCGCCTGGGAGACGATCCAGCGCTCGCACGCGATCGCCAACGGCGTGTACGTCGGGGCGGTGAACCGGATCGGCCACGAGGGGGCGAAGGACGGGGGCCTCGAGTTCTGGGGCGGCTCGTTCCTCGCGGACCCCTTCGGCCGGATCCTCGCGAAGGCCGGGCGCGACGCGGAGGAGGTCCTCGTCGCCGAGGTCGATCCGAGGCTCCAGGAGGAGACGCGCCGGAACTGGCCGTTCCTCCGCGACCGCCGGATCGACGCCTACGCGCCAATCACCCGCCGGTTCCTCGACCCCGAATCGTGA
- a CDS encoding TlpA family protein disulfide reductase, whose amino-acid sequence MHHALITLALAALLPADAPDQAKAPAPPSAGFAALEKEYQAAEAAFLKVSRERYAKATAEKKRFYIPFSETPPARLAARYLEFAEKNPADPSAFDALARAISGSYENHDVRHRTLERLRASYLADPRMKRLVGPLVISQDDETERFVYELIARCPDRDVRVLAYKVLIKKAENAIEIAARLRADSAARADVEANEGKAYLEAALARGDRSKADLENFRKIAREEYGDRIPDLSVGKPAPDLIGRTLDGRDAKISDYRGKVVVLDIWATWCGPCRQMIPHEREMVARLKDRPFALISISVDEEKETLTEFLTREPMPWTHWWNGSEGKIIDALDIDHYPTIFVLDGNGIIRAKEIRGEELEAKVNGLLGESTTDAGQAERPAKGD is encoded by the coding sequence ATGCACCACGCCCTGATCACCCTGGCCCTGGCCGCCCTCCTCCCGGCCGACGCGCCCGACCAGGCCAAGGCCCCGGCCCCGCCCTCGGCCGGGTTCGCCGCGCTCGAGAAGGAATACCAGGCCGCCGAGGCCGCCTTCCTCAAGGTCAGCCGCGAGCGGTATGCGAAGGCGACCGCGGAGAAGAAGCGGTTCTACATCCCGTTCTCGGAGACCCCGCCCGCCCGCCTCGCCGCGCGGTACCTGGAGTTCGCCGAGAAGAACCCCGCCGACCCGTCCGCCTTCGACGCCCTCGCGCGGGCGATCTCCGGCTCGTACGAGAACCACGACGTCCGCCACCGGACGCTGGAGCGGCTCCGGGCCTCCTACCTCGCCGACCCCAGGATGAAGCGCCTGGTCGGGCCGCTGGTGATCTCGCAGGACGACGAGACCGAGCGATTCGTCTACGAGCTGATCGCCCGCTGCCCCGACCGCGACGTCCGCGTCCTCGCCTACAAGGTCCTGATCAAGAAGGCCGAGAACGCGATCGAGATCGCCGCCCGGCTCCGCGCCGATTCGGCGGCGCGGGCCGACGTCGAGGCCAACGAGGGCAAGGCCTACCTCGAGGCCGCGCTCGCGCGGGGCGACCGCTCGAAGGCCGACCTCGAGAACTTCCGCAAGATCGCCCGCGAGGAGTACGGCGACCGCATCCCCGACCTGTCCGTCGGCAAGCCCGCGCCGGACCTCATCGGCCGGACGCTGGACGGCCGCGACGCCAAGATCTCCGACTACCGCGGCAAGGTCGTCGTCCTCGACATCTGGGCCACCTGGTGCGGCCCCTGCCGCCAGATGATCCCCCACGAGCGGGAGATGGTCGCCCGGCTGAAGGACAGGCCGTTCGCCCTGATCAGCATCAGCGTGGACGAGGAGAAGGAGACGCTCACCGAGTTCCTCACGCGCGAGCCGATGCCCTGGACCCACTGGTGGAACGGCTCCGAGGGGAAGATCATCGACGCCCTGGACATCGATCATTATCCGACGATCTTCGTCCTGGACGGCAACGGCATCATCCGCGCGAAGGAGATCCGCGGGGAGGAGCTGGAGGCCAAGGTCAACGGGCTGCTGGGCGAGAGCACCACGGACGCGGGCCAGGCGGAGCGTCCCGCGAAGGGCGACTGA
- a CDS encoding sigma-70 family RNA polymerase sigma factor produces MTETASIVQGLVERALRGDPAARQQLLEHYRGSLTRMVASRLDRRLASRVDPSDVVQDTLADASTRMDDYLRERPVPFLAWLRRLAGERVIDVHRRHIASQRRSIMREDRDADRLGEEWGRLANRFLANDTSPSNRLAREERRQQVTAALAALPPRDREVLVMRYLEQLSAAEMAEALDVTEGAVKARLLRALIRMRGLLEDRP; encoded by the coding sequence ATGACGGAGACCGCGAGCATCGTCCAGGGGCTGGTCGAGCGTGCCCTCCGGGGCGACCCGGCGGCGCGCCAGCAGCTGCTGGAGCACTACCGCGGCAGCCTGACGCGGATGGTCGCCTCCCGCCTCGACCGCCGGCTCGCCTCCCGCGTGGATCCGTCGGACGTCGTGCAGGACACCCTGGCCGACGCCTCCACGCGGATGGACGACTACCTGAGGGAGCGCCCCGTCCCGTTCCTCGCGTGGCTGCGGCGGCTCGCCGGCGAGCGCGTCATCGACGTGCACCGGCGGCACATCGCCTCGCAGCGGCGGAGCATCATGCGGGAGGACCGCGACGCGGACCGCCTCGGCGAGGAGTGGGGCCGGCTGGCGAACCGATTCCTGGCCAACGACACCAGCCCCAGCAACCGGCTGGCCCGCGAGGAGCGTCGGCAGCAGGTCACCGCGGCGTTGGCCGCCCTGCCGCCCCGCGACCGGGAGGTCCTGGTGATGCGGTACCTGGAGCAGCTCTCCGCCGCCGAGATGGCCGAGGCCCTCGACGTCACCGAGGGCGCCGTCAAGGCCCGCCTGCTCCGCGCCCTGATCCGCATGCGGGGCCTCCTGGAGGACCGGCCATGA
- a CDS encoding DUF1559 domain-containing protein has translation MSTPCPRTAGRRRPGFTLIELLVVIAIIAVLIALLLPAVQSAREAARRAQCTNNLKQIGLAAANYEAATSSYPPAMLFTFPSIGFQSMVHLCPYLEQGAIYNATNFSLAYFFPANYTIAGTGFSTLFCPSDPSAFATNPLQYGPPTYMQFHSHYSGVVGPWNAWGAVAGPTGLPITDPALPTYAKGTIIAGGNIRVSSVTDGTSNTMMYTENGHGVFTQSSQGYLHQWNVGQPTDWCLETRFPPNWGRHYSDPANDPSNTALAQWAAYDAMSFHPGGVNAAFCDGSVRFLKDTIDSWTIPAPQINGLPTGTSRASAPGGEDYGLTVATGAKVGVYQALSTRAGGEVLSADQY, from the coding sequence ATGTCCACGCCTTGCCCTCGCACCGCCGGCCGACGACGCCCGGGCTTCACGCTGATCGAGCTGCTGGTGGTGATCGCGATCATCGCGGTCCTCATCGCGCTGCTGCTGCCCGCCGTGCAGTCGGCCCGCGAGGCCGCCCGCCGCGCCCAGTGCACGAACAACCTCAAGCAGATCGGCCTGGCCGCCGCCAACTACGAGGCGGCGACCAGTTCGTATCCCCCGGCCATGCTCTTCACGTTCCCGAGCATCGGGTTCCAGTCGATGGTCCACCTCTGCCCGTACCTGGAGCAGGGGGCGATCTACAACGCGACGAACTTCTCGCTCGCCTACTTCTTCCCCGCCAATTACACGATCGCCGGCACCGGCTTCTCGACGCTCTTCTGCCCGAGCGACCCCTCGGCCTTCGCGACCAACCCCCTCCAGTACGGGCCGCCGACCTACATGCAGTTCCACAGCCACTACTCGGGCGTCGTGGGGCCGTGGAACGCCTGGGGCGCGGTGGCCGGCCCGACGGGCCTGCCGATCACGGATCCGGCCCTGCCCACCTACGCCAAGGGCACGATCATCGCCGGCGGCAACATCCGGGTCTCCTCCGTGACCGACGGGACGAGCAACACGATGATGTACACCGAGAACGGCCACGGCGTCTTCACCCAATCCTCGCAGGGCTACCTGCACCAGTGGAACGTCGGCCAGCCGACCGACTGGTGCCTGGAGACGCGGTTCCCGCCCAACTGGGGCCGGCACTACTCCGACCCCGCGAACGACCCGAGCAACACGGCGCTGGCCCAGTGGGCCGCGTACGACGCGATGAGCTTCCACCCCGGCGGCGTGAACGCAGCCTTCTGCGACGGCTCGGTCCGCTTCCTCAAGGACACCATCGACTCCTGGACGATCCCCGCGCCCCAGATCAACGGGCTGCCGACCGGCACCTCCAGGGCCTCGGCCCCGGGCGGCGAGGACTACGGCCTGACCGTCGCGACCGGGGCCAAGGTCGGTGTCTACCAGGCCCTCTCGACCCGCGCCGGCGGCGAGGTCCTGAGCGCGGATCAGTATTGA
- a CDS encoding FG-GAP repeat domain-containing protein has protein sequence MTRLPGDLSLARRIAACLLLPLAAATALAGEPALERLRYDRPGLVVDLGVGLWAWPLPMDYDGDGDLDLVVSCPDVPSRGIYVFENPGGDRRLPVFKAAVRIAEGVTNIRPSYVGGEVRVLAPAKEFAGFRANRLDRPRAIYPEANLVGPGSRLRANQWQYADYDGDGALDLLVGVEDWSDYGWDNAFDATGRWTRGPLHGLVFLIRNRGSTGAPAYDPPRRLEAGGRPIDVFGMPSPCLADYDGDGDLDLICGEFLDGFTYFENVGTRRAPSFAAGRRLADESGEAVRMHLQMIVPVAIDWDGDGDTDLICGDEDGRVALIEHTGRVLGGTPRFRAPVYFQQQADDLKFGALVTPSAADWDGDGDTDLVCGDSAGNLGWFENLGGEPGHLPRWAAPRLLEAGGSPIRIMAGPNGSIQGPCEAKWGYTQPCVADWDGDGDLDVVVNSIWGKVAWYRNAGSRTAPRLEPARSVEVDWPGPPPKPAWTWWTPGPRELATEWRTTPAAIDWNRDGLLDLVMLDHEGYLAFYERRRDAAGSPALLKPGRRIFRSEPASAFDSRHTPRGLLAGPLRLNVGEAGASGRRTLTLADWDGDGALDLIVDSRNATLMRNVDADAATCVATFRDGPPLSSRLLAGHSTCPAVVDWDRDGVPDLVIGAEDGRLYYLKHAE, from the coding sequence ATGACGCGGCTTCCCGGGGACCTATCGCTCGCGCGGCGGATCGCCGCCTGCCTCCTCCTGCCCCTGGCCGCCGCGACGGCCCTCGCCGGGGAGCCGGCGCTCGAGCGGCTGAGGTACGACCGGCCCGGGCTCGTCGTGGACCTGGGCGTCGGCCTCTGGGCCTGGCCGCTGCCGATGGACTACGACGGGGACGGCGACCTGGACCTGGTCGTCTCGTGCCCCGACGTCCCGTCCCGGGGGATCTACGTCTTCGAGAACCCCGGCGGCGACCGCAGGCTCCCGGTGTTCAAGGCGGCGGTCCGGATCGCGGAGGGCGTGACGAACATCCGGCCGTCGTACGTCGGCGGCGAGGTCCGCGTGCTCGCCCCGGCGAAGGAGTTCGCGGGCTTCCGCGCGAATCGGCTCGACCGGCCGAGGGCGATCTACCCGGAGGCGAACCTCGTCGGCCCCGGGTCGCGGCTGCGGGCCAACCAGTGGCAGTATGCGGATTACGACGGCGACGGGGCGCTCGACCTCCTCGTCGGCGTGGAGGACTGGTCAGACTACGGCTGGGACAACGCCTTCGACGCGACGGGCAGATGGACCCGCGGGCCGCTGCATGGACTGGTCTTCCTGATCCGCAACCGCGGCTCGACCGGGGCGCCGGCCTATGACCCGCCGAGGCGGCTGGAGGCCGGCGGCAGGCCGATCGACGTCTTCGGCATGCCCTCGCCGTGCCTGGCGGACTACGACGGCGACGGGGACCTGGACCTGATCTGCGGCGAGTTCCTCGACGGCTTCACCTACTTCGAGAACGTCGGCACGCGGCGGGCGCCGTCGTTCGCGGCCGGCCGCCGGCTGGCGGACGAGTCGGGCGAGGCCGTGAGGATGCACCTCCAGATGATCGTCCCGGTCGCCATCGACTGGGACGGCGACGGCGACACCGACCTGATCTGCGGCGACGAGGACGGCCGCGTCGCCCTGATCGAGCACACCGGCCGCGTGCTCGGCGGCACCCCGCGCTTCAGGGCCCCGGTCTACTTCCAGCAGCAGGCCGATGACCTCAAGTTCGGCGCCCTGGTCACGCCGAGCGCGGCGGACTGGGACGGCGACGGCGACACCGACCTGGTCTGCGGCGATTCGGCGGGGAACCTCGGCTGGTTCGAGAACCTCGGCGGAGAGCCGGGTCATCTCCCGCGATGGGCCGCGCCGCGGCTGCTCGAGGCCGGCGGCTCGCCGATCCGGATCATGGCCGGGCCGAACGGGTCGATCCAGGGCCCCTGCGAGGCGAAGTGGGGATACACCCAGCCTTGCGTCGCCGACTGGGACGGCGACGGAGACCTCGACGTCGTGGTCAACTCGATCTGGGGCAAGGTCGCCTGGTATCGCAACGCCGGCTCTCGCACCGCACCGAGGCTCGAGCCCGCGCGATCCGTCGAGGTGGACTGGCCGGGCCCGCCGCCTAAGCCCGCCTGGACGTGGTGGACGCCCGGGCCGAGGGAGCTGGCGACCGAGTGGCGGACCACGCCGGCCGCGATCGACTGGAACCGCGACGGGCTCCTCGACCTCGTCATGCTCGACCACGAGGGCTACCTGGCGTTCTACGAGCGGAGGCGGGACGCGGCCGGCTCCCCTGCCCTCCTGAAGCCGGGCCGGCGGATCTTCCGCTCGGAGCCGGCCTCGGCGTTCGACTCCAGGCACACGCCGCGGGGCCTCCTCGCCGGCCCGCTGCGGCTGAACGTCGGCGAGGCCGGCGCGAGCGGCCGCCGGACGCTCACGCTCGCCGACTGGGACGGCGACGGCGCCCTCGACCTGATCGTGGACAGCCGCAACGCCACCCTGATGCGGAACGTGGACGCCGACGCCGCCACCTGCGTCGCCACGTTCCGCGACGGCCCGCCGCTCTCCTCCCGGCTCCTCGCCGGCCACTCGACCTGCCCCGCGGTCGTGGACTGGGATCGCGACGGCGTCCCCGACCTGGTCATCGGCGCCGAGGACGGCCGGCTCTATTATCTGAAGCACGCGGAGTAG
- a CDS encoding serine/threonine-protein kinase gives MPEREQHDDGSPSGAAGRPRAGAMLSGSHSGLDGQAPALVELVEETTRRLLEGEEVDLDRLAAEHPDWADLLRGLMPAMQGLADLRDGDGAVLPGDGPATDEDATFAGFRIVREVGRGGVGVVYEAEQVALRRRVALKILPQSSALDPRALRRFQLEAQVAGWLQHPRIVPVHDVGLVRGVPYYAMPLIEGGSLADLLAELRELEAMPGQPDGEPSAGRGPGGLLAGLLASRSSAEGGAGAAPSPGAPASPLRSPAYFRAVAELGMQAAEALGYAHDRGVIHRDIKPANLLIDRRGELWIADFGMADVQGEAGVTITGDLPGTLRYMSPEQALGKRALIDRRTDIYSLGVTLFEMLTLRPAVSGEDRQEILRRVAEEETPSPRRLNPAVPPDLVTIVARATAKDPSNRYETAWRLAEDLDRFLGGRPILARPVGPIARAWRWCRRKPALAGLAGSLAASVVVVLVAVTWSWREALRQRDLVVAAELEARGQAAKAAAINRFLIEGLLERAEPASNPAASRVTLSEALDRAARTVGTSFLDQPDVEAAIQLAIGRAYHGLGEYFKSEAHYRAAHNLLQGIYGPGPAERLEAASGLGHVLSHLGRWEEAERLLRPTLDDARRLLGRPHGTSLAAAENLAEVLRATGRLDEAEALYRDSLDDARLAPGLDPEIRFSARFNLGDVYLRQRRFAEAEALYRDLLEEQSREKGPEHPDTLTTRNNLGTTLEKLDRLEEAERIFRDCLGVDRRVLGDHHPDTATAMYNLGHVLRREGRLEEAEPLMRRSVAERRQSYGAEHPATLYITSGLAELLMARGEADEAVALLRPCLDAQARVLGRGHRDTMLTAGRLEALTQIRARLAPRDADHSGGMADR, from the coding sequence ATGCCGGAACGCGAGCAACACGACGACGGCTCGCCCTCCGGGGCGGCGGGGCGGCCCCGGGCCGGCGCGATGCTCTCCGGGTCGCATTCCGGGCTCGACGGCCAGGCGCCTGCCCTCGTCGAGCTCGTGGAGGAGACGACCCGCCGGCTCCTCGAGGGCGAGGAGGTGGACCTGGACCGGCTCGCCGCCGAGCATCCGGACTGGGCCGATCTGCTCCGCGGCCTGATGCCGGCCATGCAGGGGCTGGCCGACCTCCGCGACGGCGACGGGGCGGTCCTCCCGGGCGACGGCCCGGCGACGGACGAGGACGCGACCTTCGCCGGCTTCCGGATCGTCCGCGAGGTCGGCCGGGGCGGCGTGGGGGTCGTGTATGAGGCGGAGCAGGTCGCGCTGCGGCGTCGGGTCGCCCTGAAGATCCTGCCGCAGTCCTCGGCCCTCGACCCGCGGGCCCTCCGGCGGTTCCAGCTCGAGGCCCAGGTCGCCGGCTGGCTCCAGCACCCGAGGATCGTGCCGGTGCACGACGTGGGCCTCGTCCGCGGGGTCCCCTACTACGCGATGCCGCTCATCGAGGGGGGGAGCCTGGCCGACCTCCTGGCCGAGCTCCGCGAGCTCGAGGCCATGCCGGGGCAGCCCGACGGCGAGCCATCGGCCGGCCGGGGCCCCGGCGGCCTGCTCGCGGGCCTGCTCGCGAGCCGATCCTCCGCGGAAGGCGGGGCGGGCGCCGCGCCCTCGCCCGGAGCCCCGGCCTCCCCGCTGCGGAGCCCGGCGTACTTCCGCGCGGTCGCCGAGCTGGGGATGCAGGCCGCGGAGGCGCTCGGCTACGCGCACGACCGCGGGGTCATCCACCGCGACATCAAGCCGGCCAACCTCCTCATCGACCGGCGGGGCGAGCTGTGGATCGCCGACTTCGGGATGGCCGACGTGCAGGGCGAGGCCGGCGTGACGATCACCGGCGACCTGCCCGGCACGCTCCGCTACATGAGCCCGGAGCAGGCGCTGGGCAAGCGGGCCCTCATCGACCGGCGCACGGACATCTACTCGCTGGGCGTCACGCTCTTCGAGATGCTGACCCTGCGGCCGGCCGTGTCCGGGGAGGACCGCCAGGAGATCCTCCGGCGCGTCGCCGAGGAGGAGACCCCGTCCCCCCGGCGGCTGAACCCGGCCGTCCCCCCCGACCTGGTCACCATCGTCGCCCGGGCGACGGCGAAGGATCCCTCGAATCGCTACGAGACGGCCTGGCGCCTGGCCGAGGACCTCGACCGCTTCCTCGGCGGCCGCCCGATCCTCGCCCGACCGGTCGGCCCGATCGCGAGGGCGTGGCGATGGTGCCGCCGCAAGCCCGCGCTCGCGGGGCTGGCCGGCTCGCTGGCCGCCAGCGTGGTCGTCGTCCTCGTCGCCGTCACCTGGAGCTGGCGCGAGGCCCTGCGGCAGAGGGACCTCGTGGTCGCCGCCGAGCTCGAGGCGAGGGGCCAGGCCGCGAAGGCCGCGGCGATCAACCGCTTCCTGATCGAGGGGCTGCTCGAGCGGGCCGAGCCCGCGAGCAACCCCGCCGCCAGCCGCGTCACGCTCTCCGAGGCCCTCGACCGCGCGGCCCGGACCGTCGGCACGAGCTTCCTGGACCAGCCCGACGTCGAGGCGGCCATCCAGCTCGCGATCGGCCGCGCCTACCACGGGCTGGGCGAGTACTTCAAGAGCGAGGCCCACTACCGCGCCGCGCACAACCTGCTCCAGGGCATCTACGGCCCCGGGCCGGCGGAGCGGCTGGAGGCGGCCTCGGGGCTCGGGCATGTGCTCTCCCACCTGGGCCGATGGGAGGAGGCGGAGCGGCTCCTCCGCCCGACGCTGGACGACGCCCGCCGGCTCCTTGGCCGCCCCCACGGGACCTCGCTGGCCGCCGCGGAGAACCTCGCGGAGGTCCTCCGCGCCACGGGGCGCCTGGACGAGGCCGAGGCGCTGTACCGCGACTCGCTGGACGACGCGAGGCTCGCCCCGGGCCTGGATCCGGAGATCCGCTTCTCCGCGCGCTTCAACCTGGGCGACGTCTACCTCCGCCAGCGCCGATTCGCCGAGGCCGAGGCCCTCTATCGCGACCTCCTCGAGGAGCAGTCCAGGGAGAAGGGGCCGGAGCACCCCGACACGCTGACGACGCGGAACAACCTGGGGACCACGCTCGAGAAGCTCGACCGGCTCGAGGAGGCGGAGCGGATCTTCCGCGACTGCCTGGGCGTCGACCGCCGGGTCCTCGGCGACCACCATCCCGACACGGCGACGGCGATGTACAACCTCGGGCACGTGCTGCGTCGCGAGGGCCGGCTCGAGGAGGCGGAGCCCCTGATGCGCCGGAGCGTCGCCGAGCGCCGGCAGTCCTACGGCGCGGAGCACCCCGCCACGCTCTACATCACCAGCGGCCTCGCCGAGCTCCTCATGGCCCGCGGCGAGGCGGACGAGGCCGTGGCCCTGCTCCGGCCCTGCCTGGACGCCCAGGCCCGGGTCCTCGGCCGGGGCCACCGGGACACGATGCTCACCGCCGGCCGGCTCGAGGCCCTGACGCAGATCCGGGCACGCCTCGCCCCTCGGGACGCCGACCACTCCGGCGGGATGGCCGATCGCTGA